From the genome of Buchnera aphidicola (Muscaphis stroyani), one region includes:
- a CDS encoding porin yields the protein MINRHSLAVAIPILLATSTVSALDIFNKHGNKLEVYGRINPNHEFSNSSLSTSIESKDDHSNAVLGLSGFLKITNKLSSYAKLEYNTHLFLPENSEHQKTNAIRLGYAGFKYGNWGSIDYGRNYGVMHEVEELTNHTSYTNKSKIFVNNDNYMIGRNNSLLTYRNNSFFGLSDNLSFVLQYQDSNTHRSSDAKKGSGWGASVKYKTNLGFTAIGSCFSSKQPKLLQNNEVKLKNADVHAYGLGFKYDANDIYIAAFYGSGYNLNDIDYVDNSQNSNVEKNFNQTQSIEAIAEYDFHSGFHPSLSYSDSTLENFNTQDKSLSSNKQLTKEISINTRYEFNKNISTYVNYRINLLKNDVDQSEKKPTDNIIGAGVVYQF from the coding sequence ATGATAAATCGTCATTCATTAGCAGTTGCAATACCAATATTGCTAGCTACTAGCACAGTAAGCGCTTTAGATATTTTTAATAAACATGGTAATAAATTAGAAGTATATGGGAGAATTAACCCTAATCATGAATTTTCAAATTCTTCTTTATCAACTAGTATTGAATCCAAAGATGATCATTCAAACGCTGTTTTAGGGTTGTCAGGGTTTTTAAAAATTACAAATAAACTTTCCAGTTACGCAAAGCTTGAATATAATACTCATTTATTTTTGCCAGAAAACTCAGAACATCAAAAAACAAACGCTATACGCTTGGGTTATGCTGGATTTAAATATGGTAACTGGGGTTCAATAGATTATGGTCGTAATTATGGCGTGATGCATGAAGTGGAGGAATTAACTAATCATACTTCATATACTAATAAATCCAAAATTTTTGTAAATAATGATAACTATATGATAGGAAGGAATAACAGTCTTTTAACTTATCGAAATAATAGTTTTTTTGGTTTATCTGATAATTTAAGTTTTGTATTACAATATCAAGATTCAAATACACATCGATCATCAGATGCAAAGAAAGGTTCAGGCTGGGGAGCATCTGTTAAATATAAAACTAATTTAGGTTTTACTGCTATAGGTTCTTGTTTTTCTTCAAAACAACCTAAATTATTACAAAATAATGAAGTGAAATTAAAAAATGCGGATGTTCATGCATATGGATTAGGCTTCAAATATGATGCTAATGATATTTATATTGCCGCTTTTTATGGATCAGGATATAATTTAAATGATATTGATTACGTCGATAATAGTCAAAATTCTAATGTAGAAAAAAACTTTAATCAAACTCAAAGTATTGAAGCTATTGCAGAATATGACTTTCATTCTGGATTTCATCCTTCTTTAAGCTATTCAGACTCTACTTTAGAAAATTTTAATACTCAAGACAAGTCATTGTCTTCTAACAAACAGTTAACAAAAGAAATTAGTATTAATACTCGTTATGAATTTAATAAAAATATTTCTACATATGTGAATTATAGAATTAACTTGTTAAAAAATGATGTTGATCAATCCGAAAAAAAACCTACAGATAACATTATTGGAGCTGGCGTGGTTTATCAATTTTAA
- the asnS gene encoding asparagine--tRNA ligase codes for MNKVLISNIYKNNFEINSIITVCGWVRSRRTSKSGFSFISVYDGSCFHSIQVIANNVLSNYYEEILNLTIGCSVVITGNLTLSVGSQQKYEIKAKKIKILGWIKNPDTYPVSAKKHSLEYLREVAHLRSRTNLFGSIVRIRNSVLHSLHNFFYKNNYYWIPTPIITGLNAEGAGEMFRISTLDINCLPKNNNGFVDFKKDFFGQESFLTVSGQLNLETYACALSQVYTLGPTFRAENSNTSRHLSEFWMLEVESAFSNLNDILDFSEMMLKCIFQFVLDNCVSDIDFLKKNIDSNIFNRIEKLLLLDFIRIDYTEAIKILKNIEYNFKNPIFFGANLSSEHERYLVEKYFKMPVIITNYPKELKAFYMRLNNDNETVASMDLLLPGIGELIGGSQREERILILDKRLLELGLKKEDYWWYRDLRNYGTVLHSGFGMGFERLISYITGVSNIRDIIPFPRTVNSAKF; via the coding sequence ATGAATAAAGTATTAATATCAAATATTTATAAAAATAATTTTGAAATAAACAGTATTATAACCGTATGTGGATGGGTTAGAAGTCGAAGAACTTCAAAATCTGGTTTCTCTTTTATTTCAGTATACGATGGTTCTTGCTTTCATTCTATACAAGTTATTGCAAATAATGTGTTATCTAATTATTATGAAGAAATATTAAATTTAACAATTGGATGTTCTGTTGTAATTACTGGAAACCTTACTTTATCAGTTGGAAGTCAACAAAAGTATGAAATTAAAGCAAAAAAAATTAAAATATTAGGTTGGATTAAAAATCCAGATACTTATCCAGTGTCTGCAAAAAAACACAGTTTAGAGTATTTAAGAGAAGTAGCTCATTTAAGATCCAGAACTAACTTATTTGGATCAATAGTTCGAATCAGAAACAGTGTATTACATTCATTACATAATTTTTTTTATAAAAATAATTATTATTGGATTCCAACTCCTATCATTACTGGATTGAATGCAGAAGGCGCTGGAGAAATGTTTCGTATTTCTACATTAGATATTAATTGTTTGCCAAAAAATAATAATGGTTTTGTTGATTTTAAAAAAGATTTTTTTGGTCAAGAATCTTTTTTAACTGTTTCTGGTCAGTTAAATTTAGAGACATATGCTTGCGCTTTATCTCAGGTGTATACTTTAGGTCCTACGTTTCGAGCAGAAAATTCTAATACTAGTAGACATTTATCAGAATTTTGGATGTTGGAAGTTGAATCAGCATTCTCAAATTTAAATGACATTTTAGATTTTTCTGAAATGATGTTGAAATGTATATTTCAATTTGTTTTAGATAATTGCGTTTCAGATATTGATTTTTTAAAAAAAAATATTGATTCAAATATATTTAATCGAATTGAAAAGTTATTATTACTGGATTTTATACGTATTGATTATACAGAAGCTATAAAAATATTAAAAAATATTGAATATAATTTTAAAAATCCTATTTTTTTTGGAGCTAATCTTTCTTCTGAACATGAACGATATCTTGTGGAAAAGTACTTTAAAATGCCAGTGATAATAACAAATTACCCTAAAGAGCTTAAAGCATTTTATATGAGATTAAATAACGACAATGAAACTGTTGCATCGATGGATTTGTTACTTCCTGGAATTGGAGAATTAATTGGTGGATCACAGAGAGAAGAACGAATTTTAATTTTAGATAAACGTTTGTTAGAATTAGGGTTAAAAAAAGAAGATTATTGGTGGTACAGAGATCTTCGAAATTACGGAACAGTCCTGCATTCAGGTTTTGGAATGGGTTTTGAAAGATTAATCTCTTATATAACTGGAGTTTCAAATATAAGAGATATAATTCCATTTCCTCGTACTGTTAATAGTGCTAAGTTTTAA
- the pncB gene encoding nicotinate phosphoribosyltransferase, protein MKRYNYPIVKTLLDTDAYKLHMQQAVFYNYQNVTVVAELICRGNDFLGCYSNVLLDQINMMRSLSLSDEEYIYIASLPFFKKEYLHWLKKFRYNVSQVEVNNYQGRLCIRITGLWKEVILWEVPILSLISEVVHRNRSPNVTSKTALNYLDNKLMKFFKKTQNLDLSFLKIVDFGTRRRFSYNVHYSIIKRLKEKFSFLIGSSNYHIARILNLLPVGTQSHEWFQAHQQISNDLKSSQVLALKTWLHQYKNYLGIALTDCITMDSFLNDFNLYFSQSYQGMRHDSGDPIIWGEKAIKHYESLGIDPFTKTLLFSDNLDFNKIIFLYKKFSTRINVVFGIGTKLTCDIPRIQPLNIVIKLVKCNGKPVAKISDSPGKTFSLDQDFIKSLRKAFNLDLIK, encoded by the coding sequence ATGAAACGATATAACTATCCAATAGTAAAAACATTGCTTGATACTGATGCATATAAATTACATATGCAACAAGCTGTATTTTATAATTATCAAAATGTTACTGTAGTAGCTGAACTTATTTGTAGAGGAAACGATTTTTTAGGTTGTTATTCTAACGTTTTATTAGATCAAATAAACATGATGAGATCTTTGTCTCTCAGTGATGAAGAATACATATATATAGCTTCTTTACCTTTTTTTAAAAAAGAATATTTACATTGGTTAAAAAAATTTCGTTATAATGTATCACAAGTAGAAGTAAATAACTATCAAGGTCGATTATGTATTCGCATTACTGGTTTATGGAAAGAAGTAATTTTATGGGAAGTTCCTATTTTATCATTAATCAGTGAAGTTGTTCATAGAAATCGATCTCCAAATGTCACTTCTAAAACAGCATTAAATTACTTAGATAATAAATTAATGAAATTTTTTAAAAAAACTCAGAATTTAGATCTATCTTTTCTAAAAATTGTTGATTTTGGTACAAGAAGAAGATTTTCTTACAATGTACATTATTCAATTATTAAGCGATTAAAAGAAAAATTTTCATTTTTAATTGGTTCAAGTAATTATCATATAGCTCGTATACTGAATTTATTGCCAGTAGGAACTCAATCTCACGAGTGGTTTCAAGCGCATCAGCAGATTAGTAACGATTTAAAAAGCAGTCAAGTATTAGCATTAAAAACATGGTTACATCAATATAAGAATTATTTAGGTATTGCTTTAACAGACTGCATTACTATGGATTCTTTTTTAAACGATTTTAATTTATATTTTTCTCAATCTTATCAAGGAATGCGACATGATTCAGGAGATCCCATTATATGGGGAGAAAAAGCAATTAAACATTATGAATCTTTAGGAATCGATCCTTTTACAAAAACATTATTATTTTCAGATAATTTAGATTTTAACAAAATTATATTTCTTTATAAAAAATTTAGTACCAGAATAAACGTTGTATTTGGAATAGGAACAAAATTAACATGCGATATTCCACGTATTCAACCATTAAATATTGTAATAAAATTAGTAAAGTGTAATGGAAAACCTGTAGCTAAAATATCAGACAGTCCTGGTAAAACATTTAGTTTAGACCAAGATTTTATTAAATCTTTACGAAAAGCATTTAATTTAGATTTAATAAAATAA
- a CDS encoding ATP-binding cassette domain-containing protein translates to MFLVNVQNACLSFGNLEILKNAMLCIHNNERICLIGKNGTGKSTLLKVIKKKQDLDLGQVIYKKNITIGCLNQFNPTNLNISVYNFIKKGIENKKSYKKIENQYEKHIYENTKIETIINKIKLNKYDLLSQLSGGLLRIACLGYVLVGEPDLLLLDEPTNHLDIKSVKWLEKFLIKFHGSILFVSHDRSFIQNISTRIIDLDRGKLISWEGDYFNFVKLKKESYRIEETHKKLFDYNLEKEEKWIRKGIKARTTRNEGRIKNLIELRKKKLNYKKIEKLSNIKINQIKTHSNKIIFNIKNISYNMHNTVVVKNFSEIIKNGDKIGLIGNNGCGKTTILKMILGQIQPEIGKIYTGSELKISYFDQNRSVLDPNKSIIDNINFGKEKCIIEGKEQHLFGYLKNFLFNPNKLRSLVKTLSGGERNRLLLARLFLQPSNVLILDEPTNDLDLDTLQLLEKIITNYSGTILIVSHDREFIKNTVNKYWIFKKNGFIDVHIGNYNFEEYQNKKFKSKIKKIENNVKIKKQNKSHFQKELHKTINKIKKIENKIKQLQFESNASDFFEKELKERLIVLKLLNESEKELDNQLNYWEHLESLI, encoded by the coding sequence ATGTTTCTTGTTAATGTTCAAAATGCCTGTTTGTCTTTTGGAAATTTAGAAATTTTAAAAAATGCAATGCTTTGTATCCATAACAATGAAAGAATTTGTTTAATTGGAAAAAATGGAACTGGAAAATCTACTTTATTAAAAGTAATTAAAAAAAAACAAGATTTAGACCTTGGTCAAGTTATATATAAAAAAAATATAACAATTGGATGTTTAAACCAATTCAACCCTACAAATCTCAATATATCTGTGTACAATTTCATCAAAAAAGGAATAGAAAATAAAAAATCATATAAAAAAATAGAAAATCAGTATGAAAAACACATATATGAAAATACAAAAATAGAAACTATAATTAACAAAATTAAACTTAATAAATATGATTTACTATCTCAACTTTCTGGAGGATTGTTAAGAATAGCTTGCTTAGGTTATGTTTTAGTAGGAGAACCTGACTTACTATTGCTTGATGAGCCTACAAATCATTTAGATATTAAATCTGTAAAATGGCTTGAAAAATTTTTAATAAAGTTTCATGGAAGTATACTTTTTGTTTCTCATGATAGATCTTTTATTCAAAATATCTCGACTCGTATTATTGATTTAGATCGTGGAAAATTAATTTCTTGGGAAGGCGATTATTTTAATTTTGTAAAATTAAAAAAAGAAAGTTATCGAATCGAAGAAACACATAAAAAATTATTTGATTATAATCTAGAAAAAGAAGAAAAATGGATTAGAAAAGGCATAAAAGCAAGAACTACTCGAAATGAAGGACGAATTAAAAATCTTATAGAGCTTAGAAAAAAAAAATTAAACTATAAAAAGATTGAAAAATTAAGTAATATTAAAATTAATCAAATTAAAACCCATTCTAATAAAATTATTTTTAATATAAAAAATATTAGTTATAATATGCACAATACGGTAGTAGTAAAGAATTTCTCAGAAATAATAAAAAATGGTGATAAAATAGGATTAATTGGAAATAATGGGTGTGGTAAAACCACTATTTTAAAAATGATTTTAGGACAAATTCAACCTGAAATTGGAAAAATATATACAGGTTCAGAATTAAAAATTTCATATTTTGATCAAAATAGATCAGTTTTAGATCCTAATAAATCTATTATAGACAATATAAACTTTGGAAAAGAAAAATGCATAATAGAAGGAAAAGAACAACATTTGTTTGGATATTTAAAAAATTTTCTTTTTAATCCTAATAAATTAAGATCTTTAGTAAAAACACTATCTGGAGGAGAGCGTAATAGATTGTTGTTAGCTCGTTTATTTTTACAACCAAGTAATGTTTTAATCCTCGACGAACCTACAAATGATTTAGATTTAGACACTCTTCAATTACTAGAAAAAATTATAACTAATTATTCTGGAACTATTTTAATAGTGAGTCATGACCGAGAATTTATAAAAAATACAGTTAATAAATATTGGATTTTTAAAAAAAATGGATTCATCGATGTTCACATCGGAAATTATAACTTTGAAGAATATCAGAATAAAAAATTTAAATCAAAAATTAAAAAAATAGAGAACAATGTAAAGATAAAAAAACAAAATAAATCTCATTTTCAAAAAGAACTGCACAAAACTATAAACAAAATTAAAAAAATAGAAAATAAAATTAAACAATTACAATTTGAATCAAATGCATCTGATTTTTTTGAAAAAGAATTAAAAGAAAGACTAATAGTTTTAAAATTACTGAATGAATCAGAAAAGGAATTGGATAATCAATTGAACTACTGGGAACATTTAGAAAGTTTGATTTAA
- a CDS encoding rhodanese-related sulfurtransferase: MLIKINTFSKKELKKRLLIEKEPRFTLSFYKYFFVKSPIKFRDKIYENFNKYNVLGRVYIAKEGINAQMSVPVKLYKCWKKFLYQSHLQLNNLYINKSLDHNKLSFWNLCVKIKKTIVADGIKKMRFNPNHVGIYLNSKETNSMINDNESIFVDMRNSYEYAIGHFPKAIEIKSSTFRDQLKIVVKMMNYAKNKKIVMYCTGGIRCEKATSWMIFNGFKYIYHLKGGIIGYVNNAKKNNLPILFQGSNFVFDGRMKEKVSNNIISFCKQCKKSSDTYINCRYNRCHLLFIQCKKCAIFFKNCCSIDCMKKLLKV; the protein is encoded by the coding sequence ATGTTAATTAAAATTAATACTTTTTCTAAAAAAGAACTAAAAAAGCGTCTTTTAATTGAAAAAGAACCACGATTTACACTTTCTTTTTATAAGTATTTTTTTGTCAAAAGTCCAATTAAATTTAGAGACAAAATTTATGAAAATTTTAATAAATATAATGTTTTAGGAAGAGTTTACATAGCTAAAGAAGGCATTAATGCACAAATGAGTGTGCCAGTTAAATTATATAAATGTTGGAAAAAATTTTTATATCAAAGTCATTTACAATTAAATAATTTATATATTAATAAATCATTAGATCATAATAAATTATCATTTTGGAATCTTTGTGTAAAAATTAAAAAAACAATTGTTGCAGATGGTATTAAAAAAATGCGGTTTAATCCAAATCATGTTGGTATTTATTTAAATTCTAAAGAGACAAATTCAATGATTAATGATAATGAATCAATATTTGTTGATATGAGGAATTCTTATGAATATGCAATAGGTCATTTTCCGAAAGCAATAGAAATAAAGAGCAGTACTTTTCGTGATCAATTAAAAATTGTAGTAAAAATGATGAATTATGCCAAAAATAAAAAGATTGTAATGTATTGCACAGGTGGAATTAGATGTGAAAAAGCAACATCTTGGATGATTTTTAATGGATTTAAATATATTTATCATTTAAAAGGAGGAATTATTGGTTATGTAAATAATGCTAAAAAAAATAATTTACCTATTCTTTTTCAAGGAAGCAACTTTGTGTTTGATGGAAGAATGAAAGAAAAGGTATCAAATAATATAATATCTTTTTGTAAGCAATGTAAAAAATCTTCGGATACTTATATTAATTGCAGATATAATAGGTGTCATTTACTATTTATTCAGTGCAAAAAATGTGCAATATTTTTTAAAAATTGCTGTTCTATAGACTGTATGAAAAAATTATTAAAAGTTTAA
- a CDS encoding valine--tRNA ligase, with amino-acid sequence MEKIYNPQDIEKKIYDFWETNGFFKPNNNSSKPAFCIMMPPPNITGSLHMGHAFQQTIMDILIRYNRMKGYNTLWQVGTDHAGIATQILVENQIYLEENKTKKNFTRDEFIKKIWNWKKKSNSVVTEQMRRLGNSVDWDREKFTLDPDISIAVKKAFIVLYKNNFIYRKKRLVHWDSKLETVISDLEVDHRLMKGKKWFIRYPILNKYSSINSNQYLVVATTRPETLLGDTAIAVNPKDKKYSCFIGQSVIVPVINRIIPIISDKYADIHKGTGCVKITPAHDFNDYRVGRSHKLPMINIFTFSGRIKCKSEIYDYKGKECDFYSSFIPLKFQKLDILSARLEIIKEITKLKFLEKIEECHITMPYNDRSGVVINPMLTDQWYLKTSELAKTAVDAVKNGSIQFIPKKYESMYFSWMENIEDWCISRQLWWGHRIPAWYDDQKNTYVGKNEKEIREEYSISKKIKLIQDKDVLDTWFSSGLWTFSTLGWPKKTKFLKTFHSTNVLVSGFDIIFFWIARMIMLTMYFVKDKNGHPEVPFKHVFITGLIRDEEGQKMSKSKGNVIDPIDMIDGISLKDLIKKRTSSLMKPSTLNKIRKDTIKQFPMGIEATGTDALRFTFSSLSSNTRDIHWDMSRLKGYRNFCNKLWNASRFVLINTKNHIFNKYCIKENMFFWNQWILVEFNETVKSYRESLDSYRFDSASNILYNFIWNIFCDWYIEFVKVIIKTGTFKEVYSTKNILLYILESLLKLAHPIIPFITETIWKNLKLNQNYKEKTIMLELFPEYNHQFSNQNVLSNMNWIIKVIIFLRNIRINMKIHPYTLLPLFIRNISIEKKIIIEANLSFFKKIAFLKSIVIESNKDDELLSIKKTIDDIEIIIPILNIVDKKIELIRLKKEIKKTELNLIRTKNKINNLDFLKFAPKKIVDQEKIKLINLNQLHLKLSQQIKIFSNLLKSKL; translated from the coding sequence GATATTGAGAAAAAAATATATGATTTTTGGGAAACAAACGGATTTTTTAAACCTAATAACAATTCAAGTAAACCTGCTTTTTGCATTATGATGCCTCCTCCTAATATCACAGGAAGTTTGCATATGGGGCATGCGTTTCAACAAACAATCATGGATATATTAATTCGTTATAATAGAATGAAAGGATACAATACACTTTGGCAAGTTGGTACTGATCATGCCGGTATAGCTACCCAAATTTTAGTTGAAAATCAAATATATTTAGAAGAAAATAAAACTAAAAAAAATTTTACAAGAGACGAGTTTATAAAAAAAATATGGAATTGGAAGAAGAAATCTAATAGTGTTGTTACAGAACAAATGAGACGTTTAGGGAATTCTGTTGATTGGGATCGCGAAAAATTTACTTTGGATCCTGATATTTCAATTGCTGTAAAAAAAGCTTTTATAGTTTTATACAAAAATAACTTTATTTATAGAAAAAAAAGATTAGTACATTGGGATTCAAAATTAGAAACAGTTATTTCTGATCTCGAAGTTGATCATAGATTAATGAAAGGAAAAAAATGGTTTATTCGATATCCAATTTTAAATAAATATAGTTCAATTAATAGCAATCAATATTTAGTTGTTGCAACAACTAGACCTGAGACATTGCTTGGAGATACAGCAATAGCTGTAAATCCAAAAGACAAAAAGTACAGTTGTTTTATTGGTCAATCAGTTATTGTTCCTGTAATTAACAGAATAATCCCTATTATTTCAGATAAATATGCTGATATTCACAAAGGAACTGGCTGTGTAAAAATTACTCCTGCTCATGATTTTAATGATTATCGAGTAGGACGTAGTCATAAATTGCCTATGATTAATATTTTTACTTTTAGTGGTCGAATTAAATGTAAATCTGAGATTTATGATTATAAAGGAAAAGAATGTGATTTTTACAGTTCATTTATTCCTTTAAAATTTCAAAAATTAGATATTTTGTCTGCACGGTTAGAAATTATTAAAGAAATTACAAAACTTAAATTTTTAGAGAAAATTGAAGAATGTCATATAACAATGCCTTATAATGATAGAAGCGGAGTTGTTATTAATCCAATGCTTACTGATCAATGGTATTTAAAAACTTCAGAATTAGCCAAAACAGCTGTAGATGCTGTAAAAAACGGATCTATTCAATTTATCCCAAAAAAATACGAAAGCATGTACTTTTCTTGGATGGAAAACATTGAAGATTGGTGTATTTCTCGTCAATTATGGTGGGGTCATCGTATTCCTGCATGGTATGATGATCAAAAAAATACATATGTTGGAAAAAATGAAAAAGAAATACGTGAAGAATACTCTATATCAAAAAAAATAAAATTAATTCAAGATAAAGATGTTTTAGATACTTGGTTTTCTTCTGGATTATGGACTTTTTCTACTTTAGGATGGCCTAAAAAGACTAAATTTCTTAAAACTTTTCATTCTACCAATGTTTTAGTAAGCGGATTTGATATTATTTTTTTTTGGATTGCTCGAATGATCATGCTAACAATGTATTTTGTTAAAGATAAAAACGGACATCCTGAAGTTCCTTTCAAACATGTTTTTATAACTGGATTAATTCGAGATGAAGAAGGTCAAAAAATGTCAAAATCGAAAGGAAACGTTATTGATCCGATAGATATGATAGATGGAATTTCACTAAAAGATTTAATTAAAAAAAGAACAAGTAGTTTAATGAAACCGAGTACATTAAACAAAATTCGAAAAGATACTATAAAACAATTTCCTATGGGAATAGAAGCGACTGGTACAGATGCACTGCGTTTTACTTTTTCATCTCTTTCTTCAAATACTCGTGATATTCATTGGGATATGAGTAGATTAAAAGGATATCGAAATTTTTGTAATAAACTATGGAATGCCAGCAGATTTGTTTTAATAAACACAAAAAATCATATATTTAATAAATATTGTATAAAAGAAAATATGTTTTTTTGGAATCAATGGATATTAGTAGAGTTTAACGAGACGGTTAAGTCGTATCGAGAATCTTTAGATTCGTATCGTTTTGATAGTGCATCAAATATTTTATATAATTTTATATGGAATATATTTTGTGATTGGTACATAGAATTTGTAAAAGTTATTATTAAAACTGGAACTTTTAAAGAAGTTTATTCTACTAAAAATATTTTGTTATATATTTTAGAATCTCTTTTAAAATTAGCTCATCCTATTATTCCTTTTATTACTGAAACTATTTGGAAAAATTTAAAGTTAAATCAAAATTATAAAGAAAAAACGATTATGTTAGAATTATTTCCAGAATATAACCATCAATTTTCTAATCAAAATGTTCTTTCTAATATGAATTGGATTATTAAAGTTATTATTTTTTTGAGAAATATTCGAATTAATATGAAAATTCATCCTTATACGCTACTACCTTTATTTATAAGAAACATTTCAATTGAAAAAAAAATTATTATTGAAGCAAACTTAAGTTTTTTTAAAAAAATAGCTTTTTTAAAGAGCATTGTTATTGAATCTAATAAAGATGATGAATTATTATCCATAAAAAAAACAATTGATGATATTGAAATTATTATACCAATACTGAATATAGTAGATAAAAAAATTGAGTTAATACGTTTAAAAAAAGAAATTAAAAAAACAGAATTGAATTTGATTAGAACTAAAAATAAGATAAATAATCTAGATTTTTTAAAATTTGCTCCTAAAAAAATAGTGGATCAAGAAAAAATTAAATTAATTAATTTAAATCAATTGCATTTGAAATTGTCTCAACAAATAAAAATTTTTTCTAATTTATTAAAATCAAAATTGTAA